One genomic region from Xenopus laevis strain J_2021 chromosome 2L, Xenopus_laevis_v10.1, whole genome shotgun sequence encodes:
- the dcdc2b.L gene encoding doublecortin domain-containing protein 2B isoform X2, producing MSSPSGVQMAPLARNVVVYRNGDPFHTGRKMVVNEKQFLTFEAFLNEVTSCIEAPVAIRSIYTPRNGHRISQLGDLLNKGHYVAGGTEKFRKLDYQHTEIKQPAVQKSRDANQVYPKLNFIERWRKDTQLPCVIHVFRNGDLMTPPYRVLLYPIILKEWELVLSLLTQKVNLNSGAVRKLCTLDGVSLSNGAELVSGEYYVALGSEKYKCLPYQELLTLNEDKGHLGARRKIAKAGEDGRRVHSTGAEEKSKFSGPKHPSKGDESVFYAKPVRVYPKRKAKPNLEDTTGREGVFKVKETRQELEGAREVKEDAHTHVELPVDQRVAEVVHEEYIDNESRHPTEDLDSNYQGKSHTPRHRKKEDVAGKVKKF from the exons ATGAGCTCCCCCTCAGGGGTACAGATGGCTCCACTAGCCAGAAACGTTGTGGTGTACAGAAATGGGGATCCATTTCATACTGGACGCAAGATGGTGGTGAATGAGAAGCAATTTTTGACCTTTGAGGCCTTCCTGAACGAAGTTACCAGCTGCATCGAGGCTCCAGTTGCCATTCGCTCCATTTACACTCCTCGTAATGGCCACCGTATCAGTCAGCTTGGAGACCTGCTAAACAAGGGCCACTATGTCGCAGGTGGTACAGAGAAGTTTAGAAAGCTTGA CTACCAACACACTGAGATTAAGCAACCTGCTGTCCAGAAATCCAGAGATGCAAACCAG GTGTACCCCAAGCTGAACTTCATAGAGCGATGGAGAAAAGACACCCAGCTACCCTGTGTCATTCA CGTTTTTCGTAATGGAGACCTTATGACTCCTCCCTACCGAGTGCTTCTGTATCCGATTATTCTGAAAGAATGGGAACTGGTTCTCTCTCTACTGACTCAGAAGGTTAACCTCAACAGCGGTGCAGTGCGGAA GCTCTGCACACTTGATGGAGTGTCTCTCTCTAATGGGGCTGAGCTGGTCTCTGGAGAATATTATGTTGCTCTGGGATCGGAGAAGTACAAGTGCCTTCCTTACCAAGAACTTCTGACGCTAAACGAAGACAA GGGTCATCTTGGTGCCAGACGCAAGATTGCCAAAGCTGGG GAGGATGGCCGCAGGGTCCATTCCACTGGTGCAGAAGAAAAATCGAAATTCTCTGGTCCCAAACACCCATCTAAAGGGGATGAATCTGTATTCTATGCCAAACCAGTGAGAGTTTATCCAAAACGTAAAGCAAAACCAAACCTGGAAGATACTACAG GAAGAGAAGGAGTTTTCAAGGTAAAGGAGACTCGGCAAGAGCTGGAAGGAGCACGGGAAGTTAAGGAGGATGCACATACCCATGTGGAGTTACCAGTGGATCAG AGAGTTGCAGAAGTTGTGCATGAAGAATATATTGATAACGAGAGCAGGCATCCTACAGAG GATTTGGACTCAAACTACCAAGGAAAATCCCATACTCCAAGACACAGGAAAAAAGAGGATGTTGCAGGAAAAGTCAAGAAATTCTga
- the dcdc2b.L gene encoding doublecortin domain-containing protein 2B isoform X1: MSSPSGVQMAPLARNVVVYRNGDPFHTGRKMVVNEKQFLTFEAFLNEVTSCIEAPVAIRSIYTPRNGHRISQLGDLLNKGHYVAGGTEKFRKLDYQHTEIKQPAVQKSRDANQVYPKLNFIERWRKDTQLPCVIHVFRNGDLMTPPYRVLLYPIILKEWELVLSLLTQKVNLNSGAVRKLCTLDGVSLSNGAELVSGEYYVALGSEKYKCLPYQELLTLNEDKGHLGARRKIAKAGVVKIHSVSQDGYSDSPMREDGRRVHSTGAEEKSKFSGPKHPSKGDESVFYAKPVRVYPKRKAKPNLEDTTGREGVFKVKETRQELEGAREVKEDAHTHVELPVDQRVAEVVHEEYIDNESRHPTEDLDSNYQGKSHTPRHRKKEDVAGKVKKF; encoded by the exons ATGAGCTCCCCCTCAGGGGTACAGATGGCTCCACTAGCCAGAAACGTTGTGGTGTACAGAAATGGGGATCCATTTCATACTGGACGCAAGATGGTGGTGAATGAGAAGCAATTTTTGACCTTTGAGGCCTTCCTGAACGAAGTTACCAGCTGCATCGAGGCTCCAGTTGCCATTCGCTCCATTTACACTCCTCGTAATGGCCACCGTATCAGTCAGCTTGGAGACCTGCTAAACAAGGGCCACTATGTCGCAGGTGGTACAGAGAAGTTTAGAAAGCTTGA CTACCAACACACTGAGATTAAGCAACCTGCTGTCCAGAAATCCAGAGATGCAAACCAG GTGTACCCCAAGCTGAACTTCATAGAGCGATGGAGAAAAGACACCCAGCTACCCTGTGTCATTCA CGTTTTTCGTAATGGAGACCTTATGACTCCTCCCTACCGAGTGCTTCTGTATCCGATTATTCTGAAAGAATGGGAACTGGTTCTCTCTCTACTGACTCAGAAGGTTAACCTCAACAGCGGTGCAGTGCGGAA GCTCTGCACACTTGATGGAGTGTCTCTCTCTAATGGGGCTGAGCTGGTCTCTGGAGAATATTATGTTGCTCTGGGATCGGAGAAGTACAAGTGCCTTCCTTACCAAGAACTTCTGACGCTAAACGAAGACAA GGGTCATCTTGGTGCCAGACGCAAGATTGCCAAAGCTGGG GTCGTAAAAATTCACTCTGTTTCCCAGGATGGTTATAGCGACTCTCCTAtgcgg GAGGATGGCCGCAGGGTCCATTCCACTGGTGCAGAAGAAAAATCGAAATTCTCTGGTCCCAAACACCCATCTAAAGGGGATGAATCTGTATTCTATGCCAAACCAGTGAGAGTTTATCCAAAACGTAAAGCAAAACCAAACCTGGAAGATACTACAG GAAGAGAAGGAGTTTTCAAGGTAAAGGAGACTCGGCAAGAGCTGGAAGGAGCACGGGAAGTTAAGGAGGATGCACATACCCATGTGGAGTTACCAGTGGATCAG AGAGTTGCAGAAGTTGTGCATGAAGAATATATTGATAACGAGAGCAGGCATCCTACAGAG GATTTGGACTCAAACTACCAAGGAAAATCCCATACTCCAAGACACAGGAAAAAAGAGGATGTTGCAGGAAAAGTCAAGAAATTCTga